From the genome of Thermogutta terrifontis, one region includes:
- a CDS encoding lactate racemase domain-containing protein translates to MAYRVHFGAEQYVELPELPSIWQAEPPGATAQQVPDLEAAIRDALEGPLGLPALSECLTGDDTVVLAVRRGTPCSDAIISTVVQAVLDRLTPSQPVTILRTEADAAAQRGDPRHLLSPEHARRVIIKTHQAHKAEDLAYLARLEDGRVLRLNRVLVEADVVIPIGWTQSRGTWNRYSAFGAIFPAFADHSAQQRHWREVVERVRYRKLKRMGKIRASPIRAAGSLSREADWLLGTQFALEAVPGPLGKVLRVMAGDVQRVAKESREEFLRQWGLPVQRQSDVVIAGVDHNPAHSAWENLAQAAWAAARLVNPRGQIILLADWETPGGSSPAVGLSPSEVATRGSWTDVLQELGDPVVPFWLLSRVRRRASLCVWSPRPVSQSLWREWIDWLGIETSNRVEVLERWVRSARSVTLLSHATLVCPQRMSPPPRAPDR, encoded by the coding sequence ATGGCCTACCGGGTGCATTTCGGTGCAGAGCAATACGTCGAACTCCCGGAACTTCCCAGTATCTGGCAGGCAGAGCCCCCCGGGGCAACCGCCCAGCAGGTGCCGGACCTGGAGGCGGCCATCCGCGACGCATTGGAAGGTCCCCTGGGGCTTCCCGCGCTTTCAGAATGCCTAACGGGCGACGACACCGTTGTACTTGCCGTTCGCCGGGGCACTCCCTGCAGTGACGCGATCATCAGCACGGTGGTTCAAGCGGTCCTCGACCGTCTGACTCCATCCCAGCCGGTTACCATTCTCCGCACGGAGGCCGACGCAGCAGCCCAACGGGGCGATCCGCGCCACCTGCTAAGTCCTGAACATGCCCGCCGGGTGATTATCAAAACTCACCAGGCGCACAAGGCCGAGGATCTGGCCTATTTGGCCCGCCTCGAGGATGGCCGGGTGCTCCGGCTCAATCGGGTCCTCGTGGAAGCCGATGTCGTCATACCGATCGGCTGGACACAATCCCGCGGCACCTGGAATCGTTACAGCGCGTTTGGGGCGATTTTCCCCGCCTTTGCCGACCATTCCGCCCAACAAAGACACTGGCGGGAAGTTGTGGAACGAGTCCGCTACCGAAAGCTCAAACGGATGGGAAAGATCCGAGCCTCACCCATCCGAGCGGCAGGGAGCCTCAGTCGCGAAGCCGACTGGCTCTTGGGGACACAATTCGCATTGGAAGCAGTCCCAGGACCGCTTGGCAAGGTCCTGCGAGTTATGGCGGGCGACGTCCAACGTGTGGCAAAAGAATCCCGGGAGGAGTTCCTTCGACAGTGGGGCCTTCCCGTGCAACGCCAAAGTGATGTGGTCATTGCGGGAGTGGACCACAACCCCGCTCACTCCGCGTGGGAAAACCTGGCGCAGGCGGCCTGGGCAGCAGCTCGGCTGGTCAACCCACGCGGGCAGATTATTCTCCTGGCGGATTGGGAGACACCGGGCGGAAGTTCGCCAGCCGTTGGGCTTTCCCCGAGCGAGGTAGCCACCCGGGGAAGCTGGACCGACGTGCTTCAGGAACTCGGTGACCCTGTGGTTCCATTCTGGCTGCTATCGCGGGTTCGGCGCCGTGCCAGTCTGTGCGTCTGGTCGCCGCGGCCGGTTTCTCAATCACTCTGGCGAGAATGGATTGACTGGCTGGGCATTGAAACATCCAACCGAGTGGAAGTACTCGAGCGGTGGGTGCGGTCAGCCAGATCGGTTACCCTGCTTTCTCATGCCACCCTGGTCTGTCCGCAGCGAATGTCTCCCCCACCGCGGGCTCCGGACCGGTGA
- the groES gene encoding co-chaperone GroES produces MSEIKLRPLDDRIVVEPLEAEETTPGGIVLPDTAKEKPQRGRVLAVGPGRLLDNGKRTEMSVSVGDEVIFGKYAGTDIEIEGKEIKILRESDVLAKIVK; encoded by the coding sequence ATGAGCGAAATCAAGTTGCGGCCATTGGATGATCGGATTGTTGTGGAGCCTCTGGAAGCGGAAGAGACGACCCCGGGCGGTATCGTCCTGCCGGATACGGCGAAGGAGAAACCGCAACGCGGACGGGTGCTGGCGGTAGGGCCAGGCCGTCTGCTCGACAACGGCAAACGCACGGAGATGTCTGTCTCTGTCGGTGATGAAGTGATCTTCGGAAAATACGCAGGGACGGACATCGAGATCGAAGGCAAAGAAATCAAAATACTCCGTGAATCCGACGTGCTGGCGAAGATCGTGAAGTGA
- a CDS encoding N-acyl amino acid synthase FeeM domain-containing protein, with translation MVTYRPASTIEDWIAALRLVYHTYVRAGLIAPNKYMLRVTPYHLLPTTDLFIACEGPRVILTMSLVRDGILGIPAEAVYPEAIGAHRKERRVFGEVTCLAGEEIGNTGLSHFIELVRLLAQYARFTEHLDEVFIAVHPRHALFYEKFLGFEQVGDVREYPSVQNRPAVLLCLDATTLQQRHPRAYQILFGSPLSKEQLWPARLPVEHRRLLEPFVDKRFVPAPLAAHAEWQTNAIPLAQTSQ, from the coding sequence ATGGTCACATACCGTCCTGCATCGACCATTGAAGACTGGATTGCGGCCCTGCGACTGGTCTATCACACCTACGTTCGCGCAGGATTGATCGCCCCGAATAAGTACATGCTCCGGGTAACTCCCTATCACCTGCTGCCCACCACCGACTTGTTTATTGCCTGCGAGGGACCGCGCGTCATTTTAACGATGTCCCTCGTGCGGGATGGAATCCTGGGAATCCCCGCGGAGGCGGTGTATCCTGAGGCGATTGGTGCACACCGCAAGGAACGCCGTGTTTTTGGGGAGGTGACATGCCTGGCCGGTGAGGAGATCGGCAACACCGGACTTTCGCACTTCATTGAGCTTGTTCGGTTACTCGCCCAATACGCCCGATTTACGGAACACCTCGACGAAGTCTTCATTGCCGTCCATCCCCGGCACGCGCTCTTCTACGAAAAGTTCTTGGGATTTGAACAGGTGGGCGACGTGAGAGAGTACCCCAGCGTGCAAAACCGGCCTGCCGTCCTTCTCTGTTTGGACGCCACCACCTTGCAGCAGCGTCATCCGCGAGCCTACCAGATTCTTTTTGGTTCACCGCTATCAAAAGAACAGCTCTGGCCCGCGCGCCTTCCCGTCGAACACCGGCGCCTCCTGGAACCGTTCGTAGACAAAAGATTCGTCCCGGCGCCGCTGGCGGCCCATGCGGAATGGCAGACGAACGCAATCCCGCTGGCACAGACATCTCAATAA
- a CDS encoding redoxin domain-containing protein, whose amino-acid sequence MLLIVSLAVLAGCSAQKAKPEAEQEVARAADSSSQTAKNLSQQPPVPTSPAGSRTGTDSGGAPQVGQPAAKPEAIPPSTQSAREILEAMVKVYQSASSYGDQGRIVIRGTYNGQPVESRVNYLTAFERPNKLRLIAGDGVIICDGKDFWGYVAFLPGQVLKVPAPEKFDLKTLFTDTILANALMQGPGQLYSLLPPPLVLLVAEDPLKTLLYRSEKQEVIPPGTTGTFTCDRVRIHRKDGDVILWIDRDTRLLVRVDLPAEGLRQSFDGGRFQNLAIYEEFIDPVVNKPINPEAFVFSVPSDARITAELHPYGYDYLGTRPADFEFEDTNGQKVTLASLAGKPVVLEFWSRNHPGSQAVLQAIQAVAQQFSGRVAFYAVSVDHVVDALDSPAVKNEELLKLLQSWQVTLPLLRDPRNDSEKIFGATFRQNKVTVPCLVILNAEGVVQTYHLGMTIDLVDRLSGTLEKLLSGVNLVEEEQAGFEKMKKELARLVDEASQHGLFTFALDEITAASTVEPAPASTPQHLKLVDLFKCTLIKAPGNLLVVPDSAGNDRVICVEEGNTAAEIGWDGTVKSRWPLKPLPPDKIDFLRSGVDNTGKRYFVGWSFGSQQLSIYNDQFELLGRYPGEGTPPHEGMADVRLVDLNADGNLEAVIGFLGVVGVQAISLDGKRLWSNRTAAVAFRIGVLPGAQGQPPSFLVTNTSRGSAVQISHDGQRLGEIIVPGRTIAWLAAADLDGDGTAELCGLDPKDFAQTEAFGFNLAGDELWKYTLPKGMVQYPVEQIVHGRVVPGNTEQWILVGADGSLHILDKAGQLVDRFNGGELITGVAVAQHEGVPVLVVATPRQVIAWSVAQGGP is encoded by the coding sequence TTGTTACTGATTGTGAGCCTGGCAGTTTTGGCGGGGTGCTCTGCACAGAAGGCGAAACCCGAGGCTGAACAAGAAGTCGCCCGAGCCGCGGATTCTTCCTCGCAGACCGCCAAAAATCTCTCTCAGCAGCCACCAGTTCCCACGAGTCCGGCCGGCTCACGAACGGGGACTGATTCCGGCGGCGCTCCACAGGTAGGGCAACCCGCAGCTAAGCCGGAGGCGATTCCCCCGTCCACCCAATCAGCGAGGGAAATCCTTGAGGCAATGGTGAAGGTTTATCAATCCGCGAGCAGTTACGGCGACCAGGGGCGCATCGTCATTCGCGGGACGTACAACGGTCAACCGGTGGAAAGCCGCGTCAATTATCTGACGGCCTTCGAAAGACCCAACAAACTTCGGCTCATCGCAGGCGATGGAGTGATCATTTGCGATGGTAAAGATTTCTGGGGGTACGTGGCGTTTTTGCCCGGTCAGGTGCTCAAAGTGCCGGCCCCCGAGAAGTTCGATCTGAAGACCTTATTCACCGATACCATACTGGCGAACGCCCTTATGCAGGGGCCCGGTCAGCTTTATAGCTTGCTCCCCCCACCTCTGGTCTTGCTGGTGGCAGAAGATCCCCTGAAAACCTTGCTTTATCGCAGTGAAAAGCAGGAGGTTATTCCACCTGGAACCACGGGCACATTCACGTGTGATCGGGTGCGCATTCATCGCAAAGATGGGGATGTCATCCTGTGGATTGACAGAGACACACGCTTGCTCGTCCGGGTTGACCTGCCCGCAGAAGGACTGCGGCAGAGCTTCGATGGAGGGCGATTTCAGAATCTGGCGATCTACGAAGAATTCATCGACCCAGTGGTCAATAAGCCGATCAATCCGGAAGCCTTCGTGTTTTCCGTACCGTCGGACGCTCGGATCACCGCCGAGCTCCATCCCTACGGGTATGACTACCTGGGGACCCGGCCGGCGGACTTTGAATTTGAAGACACCAATGGTCAGAAAGTTACGCTAGCAAGCTTGGCGGGCAAACCGGTGGTGCTGGAGTTCTGGTCCAGGAACCACCCCGGGTCACAGGCGGTTCTCCAGGCGATTCAGGCAGTTGCTCAGCAGTTTTCGGGTCGAGTGGCGTTCTACGCCGTGAGCGTGGACCACGTGGTGGATGCCCTCGATAGCCCGGCGGTCAAAAATGAGGAGCTACTCAAGCTGCTCCAATCCTGGCAGGTCACCCTGCCTCTTCTCCGCGATCCACGCAACGATTCGGAAAAAATCTTTGGGGCGACTTTTCGACAGAATAAAGTCACCGTGCCCTGCCTGGTGATCCTCAATGCCGAAGGAGTCGTCCAAACGTATCATCTGGGCATGACGATCGACCTCGTGGACCGCCTGAGCGGAACCCTGGAAAAGCTCCTCAGCGGTGTCAACCTTGTGGAGGAGGAGCAAGCAGGATTCGAAAAAATGAAAAAAGAGCTGGCCAGACTTGTGGACGAGGCCTCACAGCATGGCCTATTTACCTTTGCCCTGGATGAGATCACCGCCGCAAGTACTGTCGAGCCGGCACCTGCCAGCACTCCGCAGCACTTGAAGCTGGTGGACCTGTTCAAGTGCACCCTCATTAAAGCGCCTGGCAATCTTCTCGTTGTTCCCGACTCGGCGGGGAACGATCGCGTCATCTGTGTCGAGGAGGGCAATACCGCGGCAGAGATCGGTTGGGATGGCACTGTGAAATCCCGTTGGCCCCTCAAACCGCTGCCGCCGGACAAAATCGACTTCCTCCGAAGCGGAGTGGACAACACCGGAAAACGGTATTTCGTGGGCTGGTCCTTCGGTTCTCAGCAACTATCAATCTACAATGACCAATTCGAGCTACTGGGCCGATACCCCGGCGAGGGCACGCCTCCCCACGAAGGGATGGCGGACGTCCGTCTCGTTGACCTCAATGCGGATGGAAATCTCGAAGCCGTGATCGGATTCCTGGGGGTTGTCGGTGTCCAGGCGATCTCGCTGGACGGAAAGCGGTTATGGAGCAACCGAACAGCGGCGGTCGCGTTTCGCATCGGGGTTCTGCCGGGAGCGCAGGGCCAACCGCCGAGTTTCCTGGTGACAAACACATCCCGTGGAAGTGCAGTGCAAATCAGCCACGATGGCCAGCGGCTGGGAGAAATCATCGTGCCCGGACGAACAATCGCCTGGCTGGCTGCCGCTGACCTCGATGGGGACGGAACCGCCGAACTCTGCGGGCTGGATCCCAAGGACTTCGCCCAGACGGAGGCCTTCGGCTTCAACCTGGCCGGCGACGAACTCTGGAAGTACACCCTCCCCAAGGGGATGGTGCAGTATCCAGTGGAACAAATCGTGCATGGCCGTGTGGTCCCTGGAAACACGGAGCAATGGATTCTCGTCGGTGCGGATGGTTCACTCCACATTCTGGATAAGGCTGGCCAGCTTGTGGACCGTTTTAACGGGGGCGAACTGATCACAGGCGTGGCCGTTGCTCAGCATGAGGGAGTCCCTGTGCTTGTAGTGGCGACACCGCGGCAGGTCATCGCCTGGTCGGTCGCGCAGGGTGGCCCGTGA
- the dnaJ gene encoding molecular chaperone DnaJ, producing the protein MSEKRDYYEILGVSRNATDKEIADAYRKLALKYHPDRNPGDPDAVEKFKEASEAFEVLSNPEKRAIYDRYGHAGLSGAYQPREFHDVSEIFDLFSSFFGDDLFGDIFGGFGRRRAVRKGEDILCEVTLDLWEVAHGATKTVSIERHAVCSRCQGSGARPGTRPEVCRYCGGRGRVSQSAGFITIQTDCPACQGAGQTIRDPCPECRGRGVVRETVTREVRIPPGVDENTRLRLAGEGEISLTGGPRGDCYCVVRIKEHPIFRREGANLVCRVPISYSQAVLGATVEIPTLEGHDTLTIPPGTQSGAVFVLSGRGLPTRSRRRGDLIVEVYIEVPKKISPQYERLIRELAELEHTEVLPERKSFFAKIKEYLGGRS; encoded by the coding sequence ATGTCGGAAAAACGCGATTATTACGAGATCCTTGGTGTCTCGCGGAACGCTACGGACAAGGAAATTGCCGATGCCTACCGGAAGCTCGCCCTGAAATACCACCCCGACCGAAATCCCGGCGACCCTGACGCCGTGGAAAAATTCAAAGAGGCCTCGGAGGCCTTCGAGGTGCTCAGCAATCCGGAAAAGCGGGCGATCTATGATCGGTATGGGCATGCGGGTTTGTCCGGGGCCTACCAGCCGCGAGAATTTCACGATGTCAGCGAAATTTTCGATCTGTTCAGCAGCTTTTTCGGCGACGATCTATTCGGAGACATTTTCGGAGGCTTTGGGCGTCGTCGCGCGGTTCGCAAAGGGGAGGACATTCTGTGTGAGGTGACGCTCGATCTGTGGGAAGTAGCCCATGGGGCGACAAAGACAGTCTCCATCGAGCGGCACGCCGTCTGCTCGCGATGTCAGGGTTCAGGTGCTCGGCCGGGAACCCGACCAGAAGTCTGTCGGTATTGCGGAGGTCGCGGGCGGGTAAGTCAGTCGGCTGGTTTCATCACCATACAGACAGACTGCCCGGCGTGTCAGGGCGCCGGTCAGACGATTCGCGATCCCTGCCCAGAATGCCGCGGACGGGGGGTGGTCCGGGAGACTGTCACCCGGGAAGTTCGTATTCCGCCCGGGGTCGATGAAAACACGCGGTTGAGACTGGCGGGCGAAGGGGAAATCAGCCTCACCGGCGGTCCCCGGGGTGATTGCTACTGTGTGGTGAGGATCAAGGAACATCCCATCTTCCGGCGTGAAGGGGCAAACCTTGTTTGCCGGGTTCCCATCAGTTACAGCCAGGCCGTGCTCGGAGCTACCGTTGAGATTCCCACTCTGGAAGGGCATGACACGCTGACCATTCCACCAGGGACCCAAAGCGGGGCTGTATTTGTGCTCTCTGGACGGGGACTGCCCACCCGGTCCAGACGTCGTGGGGATCTCATTGTGGAGGTGTATATCGAGGTACCGAAGAAAATCAGCCCCCAGTACGAACGCCTCATCCGCGAGTTGGCGGAATTGGAACACACCGAGGTCTTACCGGAGAGAAAAAGCTTTTTTGCAAAAATAAAGGAATACCTCGGCGGCCGCTCGTAG
- the groL gene encoding chaperonin GroEL (60 kDa chaperone family; promotes refolding of misfolded polypeptides especially under stressful conditions; forms two stacked rings of heptamers to form a barrel-shaped 14mer; ends can be capped by GroES; misfolded proteins enter the barrel where they are refolded when GroES binds), translated as MAKQLLFQDQARAKLLRGVDKLADLVAVTLGPAGHNVILSKSYGGPQVTKDGVTVAKEVELEDRFENMGAKLVREVASKTSDVAGDGTTTATVLARAIYKEGLRNVIAGSNPTAIRRGIERAVEAAVSHLMTIAKKVESKNDLANVGAISANNDRKIGELLAEAMEKVGKDGVITVEEGKTAETTYKIVEGMQFDKGYISPYFINRVPEMDCYFEDAYILIHEKKISNLRELIPLLEKVAHTGKPLLIIAEDVEGEALTALVVNKLRGVLQVCAVKAPGFGDRRKAMLGDIAILTGGTLISEDLGMKLENVELTHLGRAKKITVDREKTTIVEGAGKPADIKARCDQLRHLIETTDSDYDREKYQERLAKLSGGVAVIQVGGATEAEMKQTKARVEDALHAVRAAAEEGIVPGGGVALLRCREAVEKARANARGDEKIGVDIVYRALSKPLEQIAENAGLDGSVVVQEVLEKDTNVGFDAMSKKYVDMFKAGIIDPTKVVRCALENAASIAGLMLMTEVLVTDVPKDEEEEVPVEGVVR; from the coding sequence GTGGCAAAGCAACTGTTGTTTCAGGATCAGGCCCGCGCGAAACTCCTGCGCGGCGTCGATAAACTCGCTGATCTGGTTGCGGTGACTCTTGGTCCTGCCGGCCATAATGTCATCCTTTCGAAGTCCTACGGTGGGCCGCAGGTGACCAAAGACGGTGTCACCGTGGCAAAAGAAGTCGAGCTGGAAGATCGTTTCGAAAACATGGGCGCGAAACTCGTTAGGGAGGTCGCGTCCAAGACGTCGGATGTGGCCGGCGACGGAACCACGACCGCGACTGTGCTGGCCCGAGCGATTTACAAAGAGGGCCTGCGAAACGTCATTGCCGGGAGCAATCCGACGGCCATCCGTCGGGGAATTGAGCGCGCCGTGGAGGCCGCCGTTTCTCACCTGATGACGATTGCCAAGAAAGTCGAGAGCAAAAACGACCTGGCCAATGTCGGCGCGATCAGCGCAAATAACGATCGCAAGATCGGCGAACTGCTTGCCGAAGCGATGGAAAAGGTCGGTAAAGACGGCGTGATCACTGTTGAGGAAGGCAAGACCGCCGAGACGACCTACAAAATCGTGGAAGGCATGCAGTTCGATAAAGGGTACATCTCGCCGTACTTCATTAACCGAGTACCCGAGATGGACTGCTATTTCGAGGATGCGTACATCCTCATCCACGAGAAGAAAATCAGCAATCTTCGGGAATTGATCCCGCTTCTGGAAAAAGTCGCTCACACCGGCAAGCCGCTGTTGATCATTGCCGAGGACGTGGAGGGCGAAGCACTCACCGCTCTGGTGGTCAACAAGCTCCGTGGCGTCCTCCAGGTGTGCGCGGTGAAGGCGCCGGGCTTCGGTGATCGGCGCAAGGCGATGCTGGGTGACATCGCCATCCTCACCGGTGGCACGCTGATCAGTGAGGACCTCGGCATGAAGCTCGAAAATGTCGAGCTGACGCATCTGGGCCGGGCCAAAAAGATCACCGTGGATCGTGAAAAGACGACCATCGTGGAAGGTGCGGGCAAGCCTGCCGACATCAAGGCCCGGTGCGATCAACTCCGGCACCTCATCGAAACCACCGACAGCGACTATGATCGCGAGAAATACCAGGAGCGGCTGGCCAAGCTGTCTGGTGGCGTCGCGGTCATTCAGGTCGGTGGTGCCACGGAGGCCGAAATGAAGCAGACCAAGGCCCGGGTGGAAGACGCACTCCACGCGGTGCGGGCGGCCGCCGAGGAAGGTATCGTGCCGGGTGGGGGTGTGGCGCTCCTCCGCTGCCGTGAAGCAGTGGAAAAAGCACGGGCCAACGCTCGCGGTGACGAAAAGATCGGCGTGGACATCGTCTATCGGGCACTTTCCAAGCCACTTGAGCAAATCGCCGAGAACGCCGGTCTGGACGGCTCGGTGGTGGTCCAGGAGGTCCTGGAAAAGGACACCAATGTCGGTTTCGATGCCATGTCCAAGAAGTACGTGGACATGTTCAAGGCCGGGATTATCGACCCCACCAAGGTCGTTCGTTGCGCCCTGGAGAACGCCGCGAGTATCGCAGGATTGATGCTCATGACGGAAGTCCTTGTGACGGACGTGCCCAAGGACGAAGAGGAAGAGGTGCCGGTGGAAGGCGTGGTTCGCTGA
- the groL gene encoding chaperonin GroEL (60 kDa chaperone family; promotes refolding of misfolded polypeptides especially under stressful conditions; forms two stacked rings of heptamers to form a barrel-shaped 14mer; ends can be capped by GroES; misfolded proteins enter the barrel where they are refolded when GroES binds) has protein sequence MAKNLVFEQSARQALAAGVTKLAMAVKATLGPRGRNAILDKGWGSPKVTKDGVTVAEDIDLEDPNENLACRLVREAASKTNDVAGDGTTTATVLAEAIFKEGLKMIAAGADPMALSRGIHKAVDAVVEAIKKMAQPVDEKNRKEIAQIATIAANNDPSIGAVLADAFMKVGKNGAITVEEGKQAETTVEFIEGMQFDRGFLSPHFVTNQEEQTCELEKCYILVHEDKISNARSLVPLLEAVAKTNRPLLIIAEDVEGEALATLVVNKLRGILSVCAVKAPAYGERRKAMLGDIAILTGGKAIFKDLGINLESVKLSDLGQAKKVIVTADDTTIIGGAGSKEEIEGRCEQIKKELQTTTSDYDREKLQERLAKLSGGVAQIFVGAATETEMKERKYLIEDAKAATQAALEEGIVPGGGVALLRAAKALEKLELTGDEALGVKIVEAALEVPLRTIAENAGQDGAVVVAQVRKMKKNEGYDAEKDQYCDMFEAGIIDPAKVVRVAIQNAASVASLLLTTSCLVTEIPKKETDKKPGHHDEDFDY, from the coding sequence GTGGCGAAAAACCTTGTTTTCGAGCAGTCGGCACGACAGGCGTTAGCGGCAGGTGTTACCAAATTGGCGATGGCCGTTAAGGCCACCCTTGGTCCAAGGGGTCGCAATGCCATCCTGGACAAAGGATGGGGGTCACCCAAGGTGACCAAGGACGGCGTGACCGTGGCAGAGGACATCGACCTGGAAGACCCCAATGAGAACCTGGCCTGCCGATTAGTTCGCGAGGCAGCGTCAAAAACCAATGATGTCGCGGGTGATGGAACGACCACGGCGACGGTTCTGGCTGAAGCCATCTTCAAGGAAGGTCTGAAAATGATCGCGGCCGGTGCGGACCCCATGGCACTCAGCCGGGGGATTCACAAGGCCGTGGATGCCGTGGTTGAGGCCATTAAGAAGATGGCGCAGCCTGTGGACGAAAAGAATCGCAAAGAAATCGCCCAGATTGCGACCATCGCGGCCAACAACGATCCCTCCATCGGCGCTGTGTTGGCCGACGCTTTCATGAAAGTCGGCAAGAACGGCGCCATCACGGTGGAGGAAGGAAAACAGGCCGAGACCACGGTGGAATTCATCGAGGGGATGCAGTTTGACCGCGGTTTCCTCTCCCCGCACTTCGTGACCAATCAGGAAGAGCAGACCTGCGAACTGGAGAAGTGCTACATCCTGGTTCATGAGGACAAGATTTCCAATGCGCGATCGCTGGTGCCGCTTCTCGAAGCAGTGGCCAAGACGAATCGGCCGCTGCTCATCATCGCCGAAGATGTGGAAGGAGAGGCTCTGGCGACGCTCGTCGTCAACAAGCTCCGCGGTATTCTCAGCGTGTGTGCCGTGAAGGCCCCCGCCTATGGTGAGCGCCGCAAGGCGATGCTCGGAGATATCGCGATTCTCACCGGTGGAAAGGCCATCTTTAAAGACCTCGGGATCAATCTTGAGTCGGTCAAGCTGAGCGATCTCGGGCAGGCCAAGAAAGTCATCGTCACGGCGGATGACACTACCATCATCGGTGGGGCGGGAAGCAAGGAGGAAATCGAAGGTCGGTGTGAGCAGATCAAGAAAGAACTGCAAACGACGACCAGCGATTACGACCGCGAAAAACTCCAGGAGCGATTAGCAAAACTGTCCGGTGGCGTGGCCCAGATCTTTGTCGGCGCTGCCACCGAAACCGAGATGAAAGAGCGGAAATACCTCATCGAAGATGCCAAGGCCGCAACCCAGGCGGCCCTGGAAGAGGGAATCGTGCCGGGTGGCGGTGTGGCACTCCTGAGGGCGGCGAAGGCCCTGGAAAAACTCGAACTCACCGGGGATGAGGCCCTCGGCGTGAAGATCGTCGAAGCCGCCCTGGAGGTGCCCCTGCGAACCATTGCCGAAAATGCCGGCCAGGACGGCGCGGTGGTGGTGGCGCAGGTTCGCAAGATGAAGAAAAACGAAGGCTATGACGCCGAAAAAGATCAGTATTGTGACATGTTCGAGGCGGGTATCATTGACCCGGCAAAGGTGGTTCGGGTGGCGATTCAGAACGCCGCCAGCGTGGCGAGTCTCCTCCTAACCACCTCTTGCCTCGTTACCGAGATTCCCAAGAAGGAAACGGACAAGAAGCCGGGTCATCACGACGAGGACTTTGACTACTGA
- a CDS encoding lysophospholipid acyltransferase family protein, which translates to MKAQERRNHHAINPYWYEFSRVFVRLWAALMFRIRYFGVENVPREGSLLVVSNHQSHLDPPLIGAGIPRTMHYLARKSLFRFPGFAQLIRSYGAIALDLSNPLSGLKEALACLQSGEAVLIFPEGTRSPDGELHPFHKGFRMLAVRSQARILPTAIEGAFAAWPKWKKLPRPGRVAVRYGMPLTADEYLHLDEDAFLRLVEDRVRECLWELRNTAFPAGIPRPREQNVFS; encoded by the coding sequence ATGAAAGCTCAGGAGCGTCGCAACCACCATGCGATCAACCCTTACTGGTATGAGTTCAGCCGAGTCTTCGTCCGGCTTTGGGCGGCGCTCATGTTCCGAATCCGGTACTTTGGTGTCGAGAATGTCCCTCGCGAAGGTTCCCTCCTCGTCGTATCGAATCACCAGAGCCATCTCGATCCGCCTCTCATCGGGGCGGGTATTCCGCGGACGATGCACTACCTGGCCAGGAAGTCGCTCTTCCGCTTTCCTGGCTTTGCGCAGCTTATACGTTCCTATGGTGCGATCGCTCTTGATTTGAGCAATCCCCTGAGCGGTCTCAAAGAAGCCCTGGCCTGTCTGCAAAGCGGGGAAGCGGTCCTCATCTTCCCGGAAGGAACCCGATCACCCGACGGCGAGCTTCATCCCTTTCACAAAGGATTTCGGATGCTGGCGGTACGGTCTCAGGCGAGGATTCTTCCCACCGCTATTGAGGGTGCCTTCGCTGCCTGGCCGAAATGGAAAAAACTCCCCCGACCTGGGCGGGTCGCCGTGCGTTATGGCATGCCGTTGACCGCGGACGAGTATCTCCATCTGGACGAAGACGCGTTTCTGAGGCTCGTCGAAGATCGAGTTCGGGAATGCCTCTGGGAGCTGCGGAATACAGCGTTCCCCGCCGGCATACCCCGGCCAAGAGAGCAGAACGTGTTCTCCTGA